Part of the Poecilia reticulata strain Guanapo linkage group LG2, Guppy_female_1.0+MT, whole genome shotgun sequence genome is shown below.
ATTGGTTTTATGAAACTAGTTTCTTGCTTCTGTATATTGTAGTCACTCCTTTGTTTGAAACAGTGAGAGGAAATTAAAGAACTACCTGCAGGTTTCTCTGCTTGTTGCCCAGTGGGGTCCAGCTACTGAAGCGGGTCTCTCTTGCCAGTTTGGGGCCTGGCTGCGGCTCATAGTCAGGCCCACTGATCTGCCAGAGCTTCACAGAGTAAGGAGTGCCTCTGAGGTCCATCACTGCTACGCTGTTTCCTACAGGCCTACTGAAGCCGAGTAGATCTGTTTCAGATGGACTGTTGTGTGCATGGAGTAACCATGGAGACGTGTCAACAAAGGTTGAGGGCATTCCTTCACACAGCCCATCCCATCCTGAGTCTTAATAACTAACAGTATCTCTTGTAAAACTGGCTCAGGAAGCTAAAGcagcaaacattaaaacttactaaaaagagcaaaatttaTTTCAAGTAGTTGGTTTCCTGCACAATTTTCAGTATatttcacaatgttttaaaaagaatgaGGTCGAGTCCTTTCTGCAATCTCATAACTCATTCAGACTAGTTTTGATGTTTAGGATGATTTACACGACTGTAAATTCCAAACAAATTTCattgtgtttgaactattaaaacaggCTGTAAGGTTGTAAGCATTTTAACCGGGGGTCTCAAATATTCCCAGATTATGGTTCCTATCCCCTCTGAATTCCAGGGGGACCCAGTAGGGTGccgtcaagcatggtggtggaagTATCGAATTGAGGGTTTATTTAGCTATAAGTGAAACTGTATTTTCCTTAAAgtgactgaaacagaaaacattttcttcagtaatacaattaaaggttttaaacaCCATTGAGGGTTCCACCAGGTGAGCAatcccaaacacacaccaaGAGTATTTTGGAATGATACGTGTTCTTGATTAACTTTACCCATTCTAAAAGAAGAATTATGAAAAAATCTTGCTGGTGCAGTTTGTCTGAGATGTGataaaggacattttaaaagttgataTGCTGACTGCTGAGGTATAATAATCTACTCTTCTTAAAGGGTTCCATGCTGATTAGCAACTCGCAATTTGAAATTCATTTCATTCAAGTCATTTTGATTGTAGGCTAAGTAGTTTCCAACTAAATGTTATGATCCGTTGTCACACTCAAAGatgtacataaataaacttgttACTCGTTAATTTGTTATACAATTCATTTTCACACTTCAATTactatttacaaacaaaattagtTGGATTTGTGATTAATAAGGTTAATTTATACCTGTAGTACTGAGACACTGCAATTTGCTTTTACAGATGCTGGTGAATTTTACCGTCAGTAAATACAAACTTGTGCACATAATTCTTGTCcataaaaaacatattacagTGACAAAAATTTTGCAAACATTCTACCAtagaaaaagtatttaatcaAAAGCACCAAATTATTATGACATTCAACATTATAATGTATGTTACTTTCTGACCAGCACTATACAGGGCAtgaaatacacacaaaaaaattcaccCAGTATTTTTAATAGATCTTTATTGCAACtgactttgagaaaaaaatactttcttactgtaaatgaaagaaatacacccaaaaaagtcaaatacatgacatttattaaatcaacaaaagtaaaatcaagCAAAAGGCTAAGTGTGAAAACACCCCCCTCTAGTGGTTAAAATTAGACATAATAAATCAGATACAGTCTTTTAAACCAGTTTTCCCCAAcgctggtcctcaaggcacactgccctgcatgtttcaggtttttCCTTGCTTCAGTCCAGCTGATTTCAATCGATGACTGATTAACAGGCGTTTGCTGAAATGCAATCAGTTGAATTCAGcacattaaagcagggaaacctctaaaacatgtaggacagtgtgccttgaggaccagggttgggaaacactgatttaaacaTTGCTAACTAATAAGGCAagtatgattaaataaaaaagaaaagaaaataaggcaTGGCTGTGATGTTAGCATTTGGATTTCTGATTATTCTTCCAGCATCAAACTGACCCGTCAGAAACAATGTGatgtgtattttgcatgttCCATTCAAACTCTGAAGGGCTGCTCACTGAATTTTAGTTGAGCTATTTTGATACATTATCTTTGTTGTTAAATCTGAAGATGAAATGACAACaactttctgtatttttcaatgaaaaataagaatCTGGTGGGTTATAAACCTATGCTGCTTTCACAAATGACAGGATGcaccaaatatgtaaaatataatgaaCCTGGAGATCTTGACCTAAGCCTCCGTGCAACTTTCTTACAAGTATTATacaataaatagaaaacataaGTACCTTATCTTTAATATAAGAGACTTAGTACTGTTAAACCCATCTTTGATTAACTCTGTGGGTGCAGTGAAGCCaatctgaaaatatattcaACCTCAGGTAAAGTTCCTCCAACTCCGCCTTGTTAGATTGCCTACACGTGGTTTCAGGAGAGATAATGTggaaagaggaggatgaagaacAAACGTCACACGGTGGCCATCCTTGGGATTTCTTGAGTGTCCGCTAGATTCAGCTTCTGGCTGGAGGGCCGGGGTCAAGTAAAGGAACAGGTTCTCAAAAACGTCTTGTCTTCCTTTCACTCTACTCAGACCAGACATTAACACAAGATAATGGATTCAGACGAAACTAGAGTTAGTATAAATACTATGTTAGCACTTAAGCCACAAGTATCCACTAGAAATAGGATTTGCCTATGCAGTGGACCGCCACCTATTCACATCTCAGTATTCACAATTGTCAACTAGTGTTGGTGATGTTACACGCTGCTTTGAGAAGTAGAGAAAGGACAAGAAGAAACAGCTGATCAGTCATGAGAGGTAAGTGTCTGCTACATTACAACttatttgaaaaatctgtttccagATCCGCTTCAGCGCATTAATGGTTCTTCGGAAAAGCCAAAAATCTCAAGCCAgcgtaaataaaacatttttgcaaaatctaGGAAGTTACTTTGAATTTTGCCATTTCCATCACTTTTTCTAATGCAATACTTCAAAAATAtgcatacaaaaaaacattgatggtTACTGATTCGTTGATTATTCTGTCGAACATAACTACAAATTATTTGTGGTAAATTTGTTATTTGTAGAACATACctaaaatatctgaaagaaAATTCATCAGGGGAAGCCATAATAACTAGACACTATATGCTACTAGACAAGCTATTGGGTGAAATTTGTAAAGCAGTCAATCCAGGGGTGCCATTTATTTCCCTTtgcactgattggctgaacctcAAAACATTGAGAAGGAAAACTAAGGATGCTAGTTTGTATGGTAGTGCTAAACAATTTCATATTAACACATATTAAGGTTTATTTGGYGTCTGACCTATTAAACTAGGCAGCTATAAGCATTTTTACAGGACTTCTGAACTATTCTTGCATTTTAGTTATTCACAAATGGCTGGAGATCCTTATGGCCATCTTGAGTTTACAAAAACTAAGCTTCCTTTGCCATATCAGTTTCATTATGCCCTCATGATGAGTATTCAAGTATCTTTTGTTGTGGAGACAATTGTTTTGATATATTGAGATAACTTAATCTCTTTTGTTAAGATTAAAGTTTAACTGTCTTTATCTTGAGGTGGCAAAATCTCAAGTTtagttttgttgaaataaatatttttatttcaacaaaaggAAGAAGGACCAGCAAACTGTTTCTAACCATTGCAAATTCATTCAAGAATTGACTTTCGGTATCCACAAAATGGATGTTAAGTTTTGGTCGTAACGAGCCctgtcaaattaaaatcttttaaaagtcaagaataaaaacaacttatctGAGAGATTTTCATGTCAAAAGGATACATGGAAGAACTGAGCTCCTCAAGCTGTGGAGACAAAGAACattattgattttacataatggatattgtgaaacaaaaatatttgcacttgcTGATGAATAAGTAACTAAATTTGAAGCGCATAGCTATCCATTTCCATGCAGAGTTATTTGAGAGCTTCATCAGTAATAATTCAGGAGCTTAACACCTCTGTGCACCACTGATTGGTATCAAGTTGAAATAtcattttacactgaaaaaaagcaataaattaggAGAAAATATGTGGGGGGCACAAgtctggtggcccaccaggcttatgcCCACTGCGGGAAACCCTGGATGCATAACCATAGCAACAGTGTGGTTTACAACAAGGAGCAGCTGATCAACTCTAGCCATCATGAAAAAACGGGTGTCTTCAATCAGAGGCTGCTTCAAATTTGCTGCAACACAGATGCTACAGGAAATTTTTCCTGCTCACACAGGAAAGATAGGATTCTAAGAAATTGCAAAAATCCTTGCAGTTTCTTTGGTACACCACAGTGATCCCAAACTTTTAAGCAGTAGCTCTTTAGAGATATTTAGAAGACTAAAATTAGATGCATTCAATTTGAGCTGTTTAATATGCAAACTGAAATGaacttcaaataattaaatgctttattaaaaagtaaGCAGTCTTACATTAAAAAGTAGCTTGTCCATGTTGGTGTCAGAGGCCGTTTTCCGCTGATCCTCAGGCATTTCCTCTACCTCAGAATAAAGGTCAAAGTGCAAGCATGCCAGCTTCTCCTGCATCTCTCTGATGTGTTCTATCTGATCAATGGAGCACTCATTGCCTGAGACATAATGGGATCATAGcataatattataatatttgTATCAAATCCTGCAAAGTGCTTCCACTGTGAGCTTACCAAAGGCCTGTAGTTTTCCTGAGTGGAAGTCGTTGAGCAGACTGAGCAGACCTTTCTCCATCTCCTGAACATCTGAGACATCAGTCAGAAAAGAGTGCTGGATGACGGGTGCTGCCTGGCCCTGGCTCTTATTCCCTCCCACAGCCTGTGGATATTTTGCCTTACTATCTCTCGCTCCCCTGCAAAACATTACattgataataataaaacgtaCATCGACGTCTTTgactttattgattatttttattattattattatttctgagaATGAATCTATGGAAGACGACCTCCGGTTCCTATTTCTTTGACTGGAGATGCTCCCCGTGTTGTGGTTGTAGCCGACATTCCTTCTCCTGGAGGAGGAACTGTTCTTCCGGGATAAGCCTCCGGTCTGAGCCCCGGGGTTGGTGGCGCTTCGGGTACTCTTGCGCTTTAGCTTCCGATCCTCCATAGCTTCATATTACTTTCTCTCTTACCAGCTTCGGCTAACACCGACAGCCAGCAACAACCAGTTAGCTGAGCTAAACCAACAGATAATAGGTTAGCTTAGCATGTAGCTGCTCTGTTAGTTCCAAATTTACATGGAGTAACATTTAAGCTACAGCTTAAAAACTCACGCCGAATAACATTATtagatacaaaaacaacaataaaataacgAATATAAAAGCAGGAGTGACACTATATAAGGAGAATTAAAAGAATGgccaaatatttaaacatttcacactCACCTCGCAAGCTATGTAGCTCACAGCTGCAACtcatgaaaacttcctgttttcatgcTGCAAACGTGATCAAGCTGCGTTCCAATTCGTTCCAGATGATTCTTTGCGTAAATCTACAATCTGTTTTAGTACACATTATGTGTTCTGAAAAGGAAGGCATTAAATCTTGATATTACTGactcaaaaaatatatagaaaacaCTTGTACCTTGTACAGTCGTAAAGGACGATTGTCTCCTATCATGAATAGGTCCTGCAGGACGACGTAGAATGCTGCACAATAATCAAGTTCCGAAACTGTTTATATATCCCCAAGTCAAATTTTGGAAATGTGGCgcataggaaaaaaatatatatatatttctatattatctatctatctatctatctatctatctatctatctatctatctatctatctatctatctatctatctatctatctatctatctatctatctatNNNNNNNNNNNNNNNNNNNNNNNNNNNNNNNNNNNNNNNNNNNNNNNNNNNNNNNNNNNNNNNNNNNNNNNNNNNNNNNNNNNNNNNNNNNNNNNNNNNNNNNNNNNNNNNNNNNNNNNNNNNNNNNNNNNNNNNNNNNNNNNNNNNNNNNNNNNNNNNNNNNNNNNNNNNNNNNNNNNNNNNNNNNNNNNNNNNNNNNNNNNNNNNNNNNNNNNNNNNNNNNNNNNNNNNNNNNNNNNNNNNNNNNNNNNNNNNNNNNNNNNNNNNNNNNNNNNNNNNNNNNNNNNNNNNNNNNNNNNNNNNNNNNNNNNNNNNNNNNNNNNNNNNNNNNNNNNNNNNNNNNNNNNNNNNNNNNNNNNNNNNNNNNNNNNNNNNNNNNNNNNNNNNNNNNNNNNNNNNNNNNNNNNNNNNNNNNNNNNNNNNNNNNNNNNNNNNNNNNNNNNNNNNNNNNNNNNNNNNNNNNNNNNNNNNNNNNNNNNN
Proteins encoded:
- the ccdc28a gene encoding coiled-coil domain-containing protein 28A isoform X1, with translation MEDRKLKRKSTRSATNPGAQTGGLSRKNSSSSRRRNVGYNHNTGSISSQRNRNRRGARDSKAKYPQAVGGNKSQGQAAPVIQHSFLTDVSDVQEMEKGLLSLLNDFHSGKLQAFGNECSIDQIEHIREMQEKLACLHFDLYSEVEEMPEDQRKTASDTNMDKLLFNLEELSSSIQKLNLADTQEIPRMATV
- the ccdc28a gene encoding coiled-coil domain-containing protein 28A isoform X2; its protein translation is MEDRKLKRKSTRSATNPGAQTGGLSRKNSSSSRRRNVGYNHNTGSISSQRNRNRRGARDSKAKYPQAVGGNKSQGQAAPVIQHSFLTDVSDVQEMEKGLLSLLNDFHSGKLQAFGNECSIDQIEHIREMQEKLACLHFDLYSEVEEMPEDQRKTASDTNMDKLLFNLEELSSSIPPARS